The genomic region ttatattctatataaattattacgtgatttacatttttttaatgtcCTTTCAAAAATATGTCTCAAGGAAGATAagttcaaaaaaaaaattggaATGCTTATAAAAACAGTATgttcctttttttatattgtttaaatgttttattataattttatctatttttagagtaattaaaaaagaaaggatacaaaatatatatatatatattattatatatatatgtggtattttgttatttatttttatttaaatgagaatatcataaaaagaaatacttactattatatttttaacaccattttttaaaatattacttttatattaatatgtaaatatatatttcgtaatttttaaaaaataatagtattgtaaaaaaaacttaatgaaaaaaaaaaaaaaaaaaaaattatataaatatttaaaaaatacaaaataaaaataaatatataataataaaaatatgtactACCTATAATATTACctaaaatttttattttgtaataacttttaaaaaaaaaaaaaaaaaaaaaaaattttaatgcatatatttttgaatattcaaaataaaaacaacGGGGTTTTTTATAGAacaattcttttttttttttttttatatttagtacatatatatattattatatataaataatattttttttttttttttttttttttttttttttttttttttttttaaatttttttaaaattttttttttttttatttaaaaattttttttatttaattatttatattttatatattattatttataaataaaatttttaaattttttttttaatttttNNNNNNNNNNNNNNNNNNNNNNNNNNNNNNNNNNNNNNNNNNNNNNNNNNNNNNNNNNNNNNNNNNNNNNNNNNNNNNNNNNNNNNNNNNNNNNNNNNNNNNNNNNNNNNNNNNNNNNNNNNNNNNNNNNNNNNNNNNNNNNNNNNNNNNNNNNNNNNNNNNNNNNNNNNNNNNNNNNNNNNNNNNNNNNNNNNNNNNNNNNNNNNNNNNNNNNNNNNNNNNNNNNNNNNNNNNNNNNNNNNNNNNNNNNNNNNNNNNNNNNNNNNNNNNNNNNNNNNNNNNNNNNNNNNNNNNNNNNNNNNNNNNNNNNNNNNNNNNNNNNNNNNNNNNNNNNNNNNNNNNNNNNNNNNNNNNNNNNNNNNNNNNNNNNNNNNNNNNNNNNNNNNNNNNNNNNNNNNNNtttattaataaaatatttttttttttttttttataattaataaaaatatatattattatatataaataatattttttttttttttttttttttttttttttttattattttttataaaatattataaaaatatttcttttgctaattaaaaaatatttatatataattatataaattatatataatattatttataaataaaatttctAAAATTCTTGTTgaaatttgttttttaaataaataccatttagaaaaaaaattttatataagtatgatatttatatttattatttttaatatttataacttttatataaacattttttgtaaaaatatttttgcctttttattttgaaaatattcTACCATTGTTTGATGatttatatcttctttttttaaatacaGAATCGCTTTGTTTTTTTTGcttttctctttttttttatttttattttttttatttattattatattttattatcctaagtatttattcttttttgtagtatgttatatatttaatagaaaatatgaatacaaattatataaatattatatattttaataaaagattaataaaataaccttttattttgaaattataagaatatttatattccataatatatatatatatatatatatatatatatatatttaatttatgaTGTATAAcgaaatattttatataactacttttaaataataattaaatatataattaattgttttttataatagtatatatttatatatatatatatatggatataGTCCGTTTTAAAGAGGAGGATACTAATATGTTATGCTGTGAATCCTCGAGTAATGTACTGGATAATGATTgtaaaacattttatttattgaatCCAGATGGTATTCTGGATTCAGTAGCAGGGTTAGaaaatttatgtatatcTTATATGAACATATCATATAAACCCATTAGATGTTATAAATGtttatcattttttgaATGTGAAAATAATTGTAATTTTATAAGGTGCCCtaaatgtaaaataataaattctGTAGTACCTCATGATAAATTAGGAAGAAAAGTTATTATAGTTATATGCTACCAGTGTAATAATAGAAACATAACCAATATAGAATGTATCTATATTCGTTGTTATTTATGTAATTCTCTTAATTATTCCAAGTATACaccttttaatataaatagtactcatattaatatagaTGAAACAAAATATGACACCAAATTTAATTACAAAGATGATAAGGAAAAACATAAAAgagaacaaaaaaaaaaaaaaaagaataaaataaaatataacaataataataattattattttaaatataatagttcaaataaaaataaacataattatacaagtaaaaagaataaaaataatatggggaaaaaaataattaacCTATTTAGCCTTTCCAATATGTTTACATGTGTTAAACTTCCAAAGGATGATACATTAACAAGTGTTATATCATCCATCGgagaaaaagaaattcATAGTGATTATAGATACAGTAGAAAGGATAGTGTCCGAAGTATAAATACAGAAAataatagtatatataatagataCCGTATTAATAGTATCACAAgtataaatgataatactAGTCAACAAATGAATAATGAAGAGAAACAACAGAACGAagattttatatttcatcctaatgatttttttaataatgataattttaataattatttatatggaGAAAGATTAGATGAagaatacatatataatactaatagtaacaacaacaataataacaataataataataataataataatattaataataataataataatattaataataatagtagtcaacgtaaatatttttctaacGAACCTTCCCATGGGTATGTACCTGATGGAAGATTTATTCAAGATgataatagaaaaaaatttattaaaacgggtaataataacaatcataatagttataataattataataattataataattataactCCAATGAACcttttaataatgaatatattagGAATCCAACgaataattataacaacataaataataattatatacaaaaaggtaataataattatataaaaatgaatgaaAATAGAAATATGTACATGAAGGATAATAACAAAGGTATgtacaataataataataataatatgatgatgatgatgaatcaagattataataattataaacaaaattattatacaaataatcCACAAGGATCATGgaataaagataataaattaCATTCTTCAAATGATTATAAGTCAAATAAACAagataattattatgacCGTATAGGAGGACTTGTAGAAAATGCtaatgttaaaaaaaaagctaTGATATTCAATAATACGACCCATGATTCTTCTTCTAAGCATCATATTTCTAAAAATCAAAACCATTTGGATATggaaaaacaaaaagaatGTGATGTCAAGGCGTGTattgaatattttaataaactaaaaaaaggtaatgatattaatattaaaacCATACTAGAACGTGGTaattataaagaattaaatatacCAAAAGAACATTTAGAAAACGGACtcttttataaatatgtagaATTCTATCAAAAacataatttaaaaaattatgtagATCATTATATTAAACCAAATGCAGTaatggaaaataaaaataatatgaataaagATTTTTCGAAgcataataataatgaatattataaagataaaCATCTTAGTGctgataataaaaatacaagTTCAGATAACTctaatattcataaatcaaataataaaaaagaagaagaaaaaaataataaaaataaacgTTCAGCAAatgatttatatgataCTAAACGTGCTAACGCAGATCATGACggtaatataaataataagaaaaaaataaaaaacgAAAATGCACCGAAACCTATATTTTACACAAAAGAAGAATTAATCAAAGACTTTTTTCGTTAacatcattatatatagaaaaaatatataaatatattacatatcaaagttgtaatatatgtaaataaataaataaataaataaataaatatatatgtatatatatatttatatatatgtatgtatttttatttttataccctattttatgatttacaaatttataaatatttcgTTTTCATAATTGAATATGATTCaaacaaacaaaatatatatatatatatatatttatatgtatgtatttttatttttataccctattttatgatttacaaatttataaatatttcgTTTTCATAATTGAATATGATGCaaacaaacaaaatatatatatatatatatatatatatatatatatatatattattttaattaattcaaataattaaaatttaaattatatatatatgtatataataattcgatcttatttataaattacatttttatgaataaaattttttatgtatatatttttattttcaaagaatacatatatatatatatatattttttaatttttaacTACTTATCAgtgaaaataataattgtcttttttttttttttttttttttttttttttNNNNNNNNNNNNNNNNNNNNNNNNNNNNNNNNNNNNNNNNNNNNNNNNNNNNNNNNNNNNNNNNNNNNNNNNNNNNNNNNNNNNNNNNNNNNNNNNNNNNNNNNNNNNNNNNNNNNNNNNNNNNNNNNNNNNNNNNNNNNNNNNNNNNNNNNNNNNNNNNNNNNNNNNNNNNNNNNNNNNNNNNNNNNNNNNNNNNNNNNNNNNNNNNNNNNNNNNNNNNNNNNNNNNNNNNNNNNNNNNNNNNNNNNNNNNNNNNNNNNNNNNNNNNNNNNNNNNNNNNNNNNNNNNNNNNNNNNNNNNNNNNNNNNNNNNNNNNNNNNNNNNNNNNNNNNNNNNNNNNNNNNNNNNNNNNNNNNNNNNNNNNNNNNNNNataacaaataaaataacaaataaaataacaaaaaaaataacaaaaaaaaaagagcatatatattaaatgtaaCATGATAAGATTAAAACAATTTTCCGTCATTTAGCCATTACATTTTAATAGAATCAAAACtgtatacaaaaaaaaaaaaaaaataataataatataattaacCATAATGTTATAGagagaaaataataaaatggaTCAATAATTAAACAAATAGATATACATCTCTATGAATcccttattttttttattattatattattctttttttttattccttGTCCACTGGATATGACAAAGTATTGAACACACTGGTTAATTGAAGACCTTGTGGGTGACTTAAGTATTCTCCAATTTCTGCATCAAAAATGGCTATCGTTTGGGAATTTAATAGATGACCAAGATTATCACTGGGACAATTGGAACCTAACAATATTTTACAATTTTTAGTCTcttgaaatataaaagaagtAACTTctttacttttatttatacattttaattttgCGGAATGAAGAGATCTTCCTTTTTCCGGTTTATTCAATCTGATATCAAAAGaaaattcatattttaataagTGCCCATCAAAAAGTATGTAAATATCTACATCCGATTCACTGCTTTTAATAGCAGTAATGCTATAATCTTGACCATATTCTAATTTTCTTATACATTTTGGTCCATCAAGTTTTACGTGTATGTGAATATTTGGAGGAATAGATACAATTGCAAGTGTATCAATTTTTTTGCcaattaattttaatcCTGGGGAAGGTAATTTAATTTCTAATTCTTTTGGTATAATGATATGTCCCcatttaaataaatgagTAAAGAATCCCCATTTCCCTCCTTCGTGTGGGATATTTTGAATTAGTTCGCATTTTTTCAATGAACTCAAAGCAAAATCTCCATATGCAATTGCTAAATTAGTATGTGGATTAACACATAAGAAACCATTATTGAAATCTACTGATTTGACAGttacatttttcttttcatttatatttataataagtGCTGTTTCTGCATTTATACGTATCAATGTAACATGTTCATTCAGTATACTAACAATAATTTTccaattttttaaaaacgTAGGAAATCTTTCGGTGTGATTGTAATtgattttttctttaaatcCAGGAAGTCTAATGTGCACATCTTTTTCACCTTCGATTACTACATAACAATCTTCTTTTCCCCAGGCCTTTGCATCATATCTTCCTGATAATATAGATTCAAATTCTGAGGGAATTTCTGGTAGTTGAACtaaaaatttaattctCTTATCATTAAAGATAGTAGGTCTCAAAGCAATTTCATCATGATTTGATAGTGAATACCATCCTTTCTCATCACAATATTGAAATTGGTTCCAAATAACAGCATTGTCTGGTGTTTTGGCGTTATCTGGAGGTGTCTTGAAAGTACATTCTATAATGTTTgtcatattttataaatttaaatgagaaatgaattgaaaaaatggtataaaaaatatatatatatatatatatatatatatattatgttacacatatatattgataataaataaatataagtatatttCTGTAAAATCAAACACAATATAATgaattcataaaaataacattacatatatgatctttaaaaatattatgaaaaaaaaatatatatacgtAGGAcaaattgtttttttaagaaTTATAAAGTAAATTATGGAAAgatatttttcaaaattatttttaattatcaccaaataaaaatatatgcatagcaaatatattcatttattgatgaaaacaaatttaattaagaaaaaaaaaaaagaatgcaaaataaaataaaataagcATGTTGTAAACAACCTGAACAAAATTACACATAGCCAAAATTTTTGAGTGAAATTGGAACAATTTGTTCTgaacaaaatttttttttttttttttttttaataaaatggCTTGTAAACTAACTATTTNNNNNNNNNNNNNNNNNNNNNNNNNNNNNNNNNNNNNNNNNNNNNNNNNNNNNNNNNNNNNNNNNNNNNNNNNNNNNNNNNNNNNNNNNNNNNNNNNNNNNNNNNNNNNNNNNNNNNNNNNNNNNNNNNNNNNNNNNNNNNNNNNNNNNNNNNNNNNNNNNNNNNNNNNNNNNNNNNNNNNNNNNNNNNNNNNNNNNNNNNNNNNNNNNNNNNNNNNNNNNNNNNNNNNNNNNNNNNNNNNNNNNNNNNNNNNNNNNNNNNNNNNNNNNNNNNNNNNNNNNNNNNNNNNNNNNNNNNNNNNNNNNNNNNNNNNNNNNNNNNNNNNNNNNNNNNNNNNNNNNNNNNNNNNNNNNNNNNNNNNNNNNNNNNNNNNNNNNNNNNNNNNNNNNNNNNNNNNNNNaaaaaaaaaaaaaaaaaaaataaaaaaaaaaaatttttttttttttttttattaaaaaaaatgatttgaaaataaatatttaaaaaaacatttttttttttttttttttttttttttttttttaaattttgtGTGCAActttttcaaaatatagacagaaataaatttaaaatatctttttatatttattatatattcatgtAATATCTATCACGTTTagcatatataattattttacaatattttcgaatatataataagaatatatacaaatataatttttatattatacttCATATTATGCCTTATGCtgaacatataaaaatgtaggagtcttataaaatatataaatatttatatgtagatcctaaaaagttatataatatatgtatatccacatatatatatgttacaCAAAAAATAAGTCAGAATTAATCTGACGTAGAAAggcatttttttttttttttttattatgttataGAATTAAGTTATTGCACACAGGAAAAgtttcataaaaaaaaaaataaaaatattatgattaaaataataaaacaatatatatatatatatatatattattttttcatatatgttttagtatatataaacaaaaattatatatatttttttcaaatgaTATTTCACATATCTTCATagttatataatataatgaatgTTGAATATTCTATAAAATagttattttataattctaATATAAAATCGTAAGattaaaataagaatatacTTACAAGttatgtaattttttattttattattatttttttttattatttgtgtCATTGATATAgacatattatatatagatatgtatgtatgtatgtatgcatcccatattttaatttttaattttcttttgtcaattttttttttttttatttaaaatcAATAAGTCCTATTGAACCGATTtgttaaataaaaaatatgcaAAATGTCAAAAATAAGTAAAAGAGGGGAAATATACTTTAATGgctttttaaaatattccAAAAAgaaacagaaaaaaaaacctCTAGGGAATGAGGATGTTGGAAAAATAGAAGATAtagggaaaaaaaaaataacagATAACCTGAAGGATATAAATTCTTCATATAGCTTAGCTcagaaaagaaaagaaagtataaatatggtatcaaaaaaaaaaaaatctaaaaataatgatataataattaatgattcgaaaaaaaatacgaatgtaaaatcaaataaaaacgttttaaaaacaaaattgtTGAAAAAAAGTTTTACACCAAATTtcgaaaaaaaaacaggTTCGattgttaataatattatttgtgATGAAGTTCCTTCAATTCACgataaaagtaataataccttaaaaaaggaaataagGCGAAAAACACCAaacatgaaaaaaaagaagacaaataatacattaaaGTTATCCAATTCATCAAGGAAAAGGAGTAATggtttaaaaaaaagaaatttaaATAGTAATAAAAGTTCATCGTATCTTAATAACAGTTATGGTAATTTATCCTACTTTACAGACTATAGTAATTATAGTATTCGTAATTCATCTTATGATATACCTACTTCTCATGgtaaaaacaaaaataatacaaaaagattatatgtaaaatataaatatgaattacCAACTATAGCTTCCTTAGGAAAAGTAAAGAAATTAGATTACTTGGGATTAACCATTGATGATGTggaattaaataaaaaatccaaaaaacttttatataatttatctAATTTATACTTTGGAAATAGTAAACTTCAAAATAGTctatattatcataaaaaatcTAGTCAAGGgggaaagaaaaaaaaggaaaaaaaaaaaaaaaaacactATTATACATATGACTAAAATGACCAcgaaaggaaaaaaaaaaaaaaatatattatatatatataatttaagGATTAAATAAGCTATGGAAATGCATTTATGAGTActatttttctttttctttttctttttatatttctttttatttattttttttttatatgtaacCAAATTCTGAAGcaatcttttaaaaaaacatgTTTTTTTGgttatcatattttttttattcatatatttcgTGTAATTAATTCCCTTTTGTTTATacatacatttatatttcatatgtAAAAACGTAAGACGGGTAAAAaacttttttaaaaaacactttataaaaaaaaataccttaaatttttaaaataaaaaaataaaaagaatatttttatatgtatcatatatattataataatttaaaatattcgcacaatttatatgttataaatataataatatttcgAAATTTGGAAGGAATTGAATGTATTGGCTAATAAATCTTTTTgttgtaataaaaatattattagCATGTGAAGTtacatatgaataatatgctaattatatatatatatatatatatatatacatatagatatattttgtatgcaattataatataaattaagttctttcattataatacatatatatatatatatatatatatatattatataaatgtttattcatttattgttttcattttgcacatgcatatatttacaataataaaataaataaatatatacgtatatatttaatataataatatatatataacatatataatatatatttttcctttttttttttttttttaattcatttattattttcattttattttattttttctgcttcataattaaataatctTATTTGcgtttatataaaattgtttattatttataataatatattttaaagtACTGAAATATCCTTTTTAAAGgcaaaaaagaaaaatgaaatatattaaaaattatatataatgaaatatatacatacatacatatatatataaaatataatatacatattaaaaagaacAAAAGCACATAACgacataaaatatttttttctttaaaatttaaaatattttaacccgtaaacaaaacaaaaatatatatatatatatattttttatttttggaATACGTaaaattattcttataaatcataatttataattgaagaatttatattaaatttaacAAAATGGTTATTACATTGCCCAAATTAAAGTACGCATTAAATGCATTATCACCCCATATAAGTGAAGAGACCTTAAATTTCcattataataaacatCATGCAGGATACgtaaataaattaaatacCTTAATTAAGGACACACCATTTGCTGAAAAATCTTTATTAGATATAGTAAAAGAATCATCAGGAGCTATTTTTAACAACGCTGCTCAAATATGGAACCATACTTTTTACTGGGATTCTATGGGACCTGATTGTGGTGGTGAACCTCATGGAGAAATTAAGGAAAAAATTCAAGAAGATTTTGGATCTTTCAACAATTTCAAAGAACAATTTTccaatatattatgtggTCATTTTGGTTCCGGTTGGGGATGGTTAgctttaaataataataacaaattaGTTATATTACAAACACATGATGCTGGTAATCCAATTAAGGATAATACAGGTATTCCAATATTAACATGTGATATATGGGAACATGCTTATTATATTGATTACAGAAATGACAGAGCATCATATGTTAAGGCTTGGTGGAACCTAGTAAATTGGAACTTTGCAAATGAAAACTTAAAAAAAGCTATGCAAAAGTAATATGTGAATACTAATATAAATTCGAGAgggaaaagaaaagaaagGAAACATAAACTTGAATTAATAAgttatacatatgtatatatatatatatatatttatatttatttatttagCTGTACATTTATACAGAAcgatatattttaattttaatttttcttttttttttttttttatccttCTTACATAACATATGATTTATTTGTGCACATTATAGAAATATAGTGTGTTATactatattttatcatattatttatttatttatttatttatatttatattctttgagaaaatattttatacaagaattaaaaacgagaagaattttttaaaaatgctttaaaaagttaatatttttaaaaataaggaaaaCACAAAACAAAAAGGTGCTGTATAAATGGGTGTATTAGTGGGTATATAAGCGTGTGTAAAATGCAATGTATATAggtataaaatattacacataatgtaataatatacttATGTTTTTTGTTCGAGAAATGAACATGTCCGATTTGTTCCTTCCTATATTTATTCAGGATTTAGGAACAATTCTTCATTCGTTcactttattattaatcaGATTTACAGAAGATGATGATATTATGTATACGTGTTATTAAGTgatgtaaatatttaaatatcatatgtaattatatgtatgtaaaaatatatatatatatatatatatatatatatatatatatgtataacatttcctttattaattttattttttttatgtccttttaattttaaaaggTAACGATTTAAAAGAAGGAAGagtaaattttttttttttataattcttGGTTTTTCTTTGTATAGTATTTGTTGtgttaataaaattatactTTCCTGGTTTCATATTTCtcatataaagaatattaatattatgatcgattccattaataatatcatacgttatatgttttgaaatattttttattatatcatagTGAAAGGAGTTATATTGTATATGTTCCGTTTTTTCTTGTTTAATACATGAACTAAATGTAACATTTTGATTGTTATTATGACTTGTTATTTTCATTTGGATAATATAGTtagaataatatttatataatggTATAAACATTAATATGTAGGAGGTTGTGTTATCATcacttatttttattatattatatttaaaaggTAAATGTATCCAATAATGTTTTTTCGTTTTTGCTTGatatacaattatattatcttcatGATTTAATACTTGCACTTGAGTAAATGGAttttgtacatatattaaaccatcgaattctttatattttgaaaagTTATATAGtgattctttttttaatttgtatggtaagaaattaataaagttgataaaattgtttaatatgtatgttttactcatttgaatattatgtttattagTAAAGGTTCGTTCAAATATTGGTATATCTTTAAGGTtatctatttttttgatgtcattattttgaatgttaacattattattaattagttttagaatatatttttgtgatggtaaaaagaaagaataGTGTGggttttttttaaatgtaatACCTGAATTGTATAGAGAATTAATAGTATACAAAGACACTGCTGATGTGCTTAATATCTTGGCGATCTTTtccttattatttatggaatatgtacatatatcattaaaaaCTCCTATTAATTTAGCTAGATAatcatcatcttcatctggtaattttatatgtaattgTTTGGATCACCCTGAATCTACAGTTCTGGATAATATActgaataatattaaaatgattAGTATATAcactttttttaaaatcatttttaaaaaaataaaaaataaacaataaataataaataataaacaatcaacaatgaaaaaacatttattttgacatatatatatatatatatataatatatatttatttatttaatatttataacaataacatttatttttatttttttttttttttatttttttttttttttttaataaaatggaatgaatttattaaagcaatattagatatattcatattttttcctttttaaaatattacgTTGAGAAAAAGGGcttaataaataatattttttagtatatatatatatattatttaatttttatgtgaacatttatataaatataatataaaaatatttataatatgtgtaatgagaaaaaataaaaacttAAACAACCAAGTTGAAtagtaaataaataaatatatataatacatacatattccattattttatttattttattatatttaatttttttttttttttttgtNaggaaaaaaaaaaaaaaaaaaaaaaatgtttcaTTTTAACAATAACTGcattattttaaattcaTTTAAGAAGTTTATTAGAACAGGTAAATATAAAGACCGCgtatttaattataaagagatattttttgaaaagaaaaaaaaacttgaagaaaagaaagaagaaaaaaatgaagaggatataaatattttaaaattaatacatattgaggattttaaaatttgtaaaccgaaaaagaaaagttttaataaaaagaaaattattgataaagaggaagaaaaaaagg from Plasmodium reichenowi strain SY57 chromosome 8, whole genome shotgun sequence harbors:
- a CDS encoding hypothetical protein (conserved Plasmodium protein, unknown function) translates to MDIVRFKEEDTNMLCCESSSNVLDNDCKTFYLLNPDGILDSVAGLENLCISYMNISYKPIRCYKCLSFFECENNCNFIRCPKCKIINSVVPHDKLGRKVIIVICYQCNNRNITNIECIYIRCYLCNSLNYSKYTPFNINSTHINIDETKYDTKFNYKDDKEKHKREQKKKKKNKIKYNNNNNYYFKYNSSNKNKHNYTSKKNKNNMGKKIINLFSLSNMFTCVKLPKDDTLTSVISSIGEKEIHSDYRYSRKDSVRSINTENNSIYNRYRINSITSINDNTSQQMNNEEKQQNEDFIFHPNDFFNNDNFNNYLYGERLDEEYIYNTNSNNNNNNNNNNNNNNINNNNNNINNNSSQRKYFSNEPSHGYVPDGRFIQDDNRKKFIKTGNNNNHNSYNNYNNYNNYNSNEPFNNEYIRNPTNNYNNINNNYIQKGNNNYIKMNENRNMYMKDNNKGMYNNNNNNMMMMMNQDYNNYKQNYYTNNPQGSWNKDNKLHSSNDYKSNKQDNYYDRIGGLVENANVKKKAMIFNNTTHDSSSKHHISKNQNHLDMEKQKECDVKACIEYFNKLKKGNDINIKTILERGNYKELNIPKEHLENGLFYKYVEFYQKHNLKNYVDHYIKPNAVMENKNNMNKDFSKHNNNEYYKDKHLSADNKNTSSDNSNIHKSNNKKEEEKNNKNKRSANDLYDTKRANADHDGNINNKKKIKNENAPKPIFYTKEELIKDFFR
- a CDS encoding hypothetical protein (conserved Plasmodium protein, unknown function), whose translation is MTNIIECTFKTPPDNAKTPDNAVIWNQFQYCDEKGWYSLSNHDEIALRPTIFNDKRIKFLVQLPEIPSEFESILSGRYDAKAWGKEDCYVVIEGEKDVHIRLPGFKEKINYNHTERFPTFLKNWKIIVSILNEHVTLIRINAETALIININEKKNVTVKSVDFNNGFLCVNPHTNLAIAYGDFALSSLKKCELIQNIPHEGGKWGFFTHLFKWGHIIIPKELEIKLPSPGLKLIGKKIDTLAIVSIPPNIHIHVKLDGPKCIRKLEYGQDYSITAIKSSESDVDIYILFDGHLLKYEFSFDIRLNKPEKGRSLHSAKLKCINKSKEVTSFIFQETKNCKILLGSNCPSDNLGHLLNSQTIAIFDAEIGEYLSHPQGLQLTSVFNTLSYPVDKE
- a CDS encoding hypothetical protein (conserved Plasmodium protein, unknown function), with the translated sequence MSKISKRGEIYFNGFLKYSKKKQKKKPLGNEDVGKIEDIGKKKITDNLKDINSSYSLAQKRKESINMVSKKKKSKNNDIIINDSKKNTNVKSNKNVLKTKLLKKSFTPNFEKKTGSIVNNIICDEVPSIHDKSNNTLKKEIRRKTPNMKKKKTNNTLKLSNSSRKRSNGLKKRNLNSNKSSSYLNNSYGNLSYFTDYSNYSIRNSSYDIPTSHGKNKNNTKRLYVKYKYELPTIASLGKVKKLDYLGLTIDDVELNKKSKKLLYNLSNLYFGNSKLQNSLYYHKKSSQGGKKKKEKKKKKHYYTYD
- a CDS encoding superoxide dismutase [Fe], putative — encoded protein: MVITLPKLKYALNALSPHISEETLNFHYNKHHAGYVNKLNTLIKDTPFAEKSLLDIVKESSGAIFNNAAQIWNHTFYWDSMGPDCGGEPHGEIKEKIQEDFGSFNNFKEQFSNILCGHFGSGWGWLALNNNNKLVILQTHDAGNPIKDNTGIPILTCDIWEHAYYIDYRNDRASYVKAWWNLVNWNFANENLKKAMQK
- a CDS encoding selenoprotein, putative (Contains in-frame UGA selenocysteine codon) yields the protein MILKKVYILIILILFSILSRTVDSGUSKQLHIKLPDEDDDYLAKLIGVFNDICTYSINNKEKIAKILSTSAVSLYTINSLYNSGITFKKNPHYSFFLPSQKYILKLINNNVNIQNNDIKKIDNLKDIPIFERTFTNKHNIQMSKTYILNNFINFINFLPYKLKKESLYNFSKYKEFDGLIYVQNPFTQVQVLNHEDNIIVYQAKTKKHYWIHLPFKYNIIKISDDNTTSYILMFIPLYKYYSNYIIQMKITSHNNNQNVTFSSCIKQEKTEHIQYNSFHYDIIKNISKHITYDIINGIDHNINILYMRNMKPGKYNFINTTNTIQRKTKNYKKKKFTLPSFKSLPFKIKRT